A section of the Gallus gallus isolate bGalGal1 chromosome 4, bGalGal1.mat.broiler.GRCg7b, whole genome shotgun sequence genome encodes:
- the ERI1 gene encoding 3'-5' exoribonuclease 1, with protein MEEQKENRPQAARPPGKLQCRVSDQETNGKNTASNPNDFSDPVYKEIAMTNGYINRMTRDELRSTLAEFKLDTRGVKDVLKKRLKNYYKKQKLMQKEPVNGDSYYDYICVVDFEATCEEGNPPEFIHEIIEFPVVLLNTHTLEIEDTFQQYVKPEINPKLSEFCVGLTGITQDIVDKADTFPQVLQNVVDWMRQRELGTKYSYCMLTDGSWDMSKFLNIQCRVSRIKHPSFAKKWINIRKSYGNFYKVPRNQTKLMIMLEKLGMSYDGRPHSGLDDSKNIARIAIRMLQDGCQLRVNEKMHAGQLMTVSSSTPLEGAPAPQMPRYRN; from the exons atggaggagcagaaggagaacCGCCCGCaggccgcccgcccgccg gGTAAGCTGCAGTGCAGGGTCAGCGATCAAGAAACCAATGGGAAAAACACAGCTTCCAACCCAAACGACTTCAGCGATCCCGTTTACAAAGAAATTGCTATGACCAACGGCTACATCAACAGGATGACCAGGGATGAGCTTAGAAGTACGCTTGCGGAGTTCAAGCTTGACACCAG AGGAGTGAAGGATGTGCTGAAGAAGAGACTGAAGAACTATTATAAGAAACAGAAGCTGATGCAGAAGGAACCTGTTAATGGAGACAGCTACTATGACTACATCTGCGTTGTTGACTTTGAAGCAACATGTGAAGAAGGAAACCCACCTGAATTTATACACGAAATAATTGAGTTTCCTGTTGTCTTATTAAACACACACACCTTGGAAATA GAGGATACATTCCAGCAATACGTGAAGCCAGAGATCAATCCCAAGCTTTCCGAATTTTGTGTTGGTCTGACAGGGATCACTCAG GACATTGTTGATAAAGCTGATACATTCCCTCAAGTTCTGCAGAACGTTGTAGACTGGATGAGGCAGCGAGAACTGGGAACGAAGTATAGCTATTGCATGTTGACAGATGG CTCTTGGGATATGAGTAAATTTTTGAATATCCAGTGCCGTGTCAGCCGTATCAAACACCCTTCATTTGCCAAAAAGTGGATCAATATTCGCAAATCATATGGCAACTTCTATAAG GTTCCCAGGAACCAGACCAAGCTGATGATCATGCTTGAAAAGCTGGGCATGAGCTACGATGGGAGACCTCACAGTGGACTCGATGACTCTAAAAACATTGCAAGGATCGCTATAAGGATGCTGCAGGATGGCTGTCAGCTGCGGGTGAATGAGAAGATGCATGCAGGACAGCTTATGACAGTCTCCTCCTCCACTCCTTTAGAGGGAGCCCCAGCTCCACAGATGCCCCGCTACAGAAACTAA
- the PPP1R3B gene encoding protein phosphatase 1 regulatory subunit 3B isoform X1 has translation MRCVSVIDCFPHKQAMAVDVAMQLYLCSSPLRRERCACKIAPKPNKPLRPCIQLNSKAVLTGPEEAENSFTHNKVKKKVSFADSRGFALTMVKVFSEFDDPLDIPFNISELIDNIVSLTTVERDSFVLDFVQPSADYLDFRNRLQTDCVCLENCMLKERSVVGTVKVRNLAFEKSVRIRMTFDTWKNFVDYPCQYVKDTYGGSDRDTFSFDISLPDGIQSHERVEFAISFECNGKVYWDSNKGTNYRIIRSELKSAQEALRPPCSPDFSSAFDQFGSPRCAYGLFAEWPSYSGYEKLGPYY, from the coding sequence TGTAATAGACTGTTTTCCTCACAAACAAGCAATGGCTGTGGATGTAGCAATGCAGCTGTACCTGTGCTCCTCACCCTTGCGAAGAGAGAGGTGTGCCTGCAAAATTGCCCCAAAGCCAAACAAGCCATTGCGGCCGTGCATCCAGCTGAACAGCAAGGCAGTACTGACTGGACcagaagaggcagaaaactCCTTCACACACAACAAGGTGAAGAAGAAGGTGTCGTTTGCGGATAGCAGAGGCTTCGCTCTGACAATGGTGAAGGTGTTCTCGGAGTTCGATGATCCTCTAGATATTCCTTTCAACATCTCTGAGCTGATCGACAACATTGTGAGTCTGACAACAGTAGAGAGGGACAGCTTTGTCCTGGACTTCGTTCAGCCCTCTGCAGACTACCTGGACTTCAGAAACCGTCTTCAGACAGACTGCGTGTGCCTCGAAAACTGTATGTTAAAGGAGCGGTCCGTTGTGGGCACGGTGAAAGTGAGGAATTTGGCTTTTGAAAAGTCTGTGAGGATCAGGATGACGTTTGACACCTGGAAAAACTTTGTAGATTACCCGTGCCAATATGTCAAGGATACGTACGGCGGGTCAGATCGGGACACGTTTTCTTTCGACATCAGCTTGCCCGATGGAATTCAATCCCATGAAAGAGTTGAGTTTGCCATCTCCTTTGAGTGCAACGGCAAGGTGTACTGGGACAGCAACAAGGGCACAAACTACAGGATCATACGCTCAGAACTGAAGTCTGCCCAGGAAGCCCTCCGCCCCCCGTGCAGCCCTGACTTCAGCAGTGCCTTTGACCAGTTTGGGAGTCCTCGGTGTGCCTATGGCCTGTTTGCCGAGTGGCCGAGCTATTCGGGATACGAAAAGCTGGGGCCCTACTACTGA
- the ERI1 gene encoding 3'-5' exoribonuclease 1 isoform X1: protein MLSSCCAPGCAGRAGKLQCRVSDQETNGKNTASNPNDFSDPVYKEIAMTNGYINRMTRDELRSTLAEFKLDTRGVKDVLKKRLKNYYKKQKLMQKEPVNGDSYYDYICVVDFEATCEEGNPPEFIHEIIEFPVVLLNTHTLEIEDTFQQYVKPEINPKLSEFCVGLTGITQDIVDKADTFPQVLQNVVDWMRQRELGTKYSYCMLTDGSWDMSKFLNIQCRVSRIKHPSFAKKWINIRKSYGNFYKVPRNQTKLMIMLEKLGMSYDGRPHSGLDDSKNIARIAIRMLQDGCQLRVNEKMHAGQLMTVSSSTPLEGAPAPQMPRYRN, encoded by the exons ATGCTCTCCTCATGTTGTGCACCCGGCTGTGCGGGCAGAGCT gGTAAGCTGCAGTGCAGGGTCAGCGATCAAGAAACCAATGGGAAAAACACAGCTTCCAACCCAAACGACTTCAGCGATCCCGTTTACAAAGAAATTGCTATGACCAACGGCTACATCAACAGGATGACCAGGGATGAGCTTAGAAGTACGCTTGCGGAGTTCAAGCTTGACACCAG AGGAGTGAAGGATGTGCTGAAGAAGAGACTGAAGAACTATTATAAGAAACAGAAGCTGATGCAGAAGGAACCTGTTAATGGAGACAGCTACTATGACTACATCTGCGTTGTTGACTTTGAAGCAACATGTGAAGAAGGAAACCCACCTGAATTTATACACGAAATAATTGAGTTTCCTGTTGTCTTATTAAACACACACACCTTGGAAATA GAGGATACATTCCAGCAATACGTGAAGCCAGAGATCAATCCCAAGCTTTCCGAATTTTGTGTTGGTCTGACAGGGATCACTCAG GACATTGTTGATAAAGCTGATACATTCCCTCAAGTTCTGCAGAACGTTGTAGACTGGATGAGGCAGCGAGAACTGGGAACGAAGTATAGCTATTGCATGTTGACAGATGG CTCTTGGGATATGAGTAAATTTTTGAATATCCAGTGCCGTGTCAGCCGTATCAAACACCCTTCATTTGCCAAAAAGTGGATCAATATTCGCAAATCATATGGCAACTTCTATAAG GTTCCCAGGAACCAGACCAAGCTGATGATCATGCTTGAAAAGCTGGGCATGAGCTACGATGGGAGACCTCACAGTGGACTCGATGACTCTAAAAACATTGCAAGGATCGCTATAAGGATGCTGCAGGATGGCTGTCAGCTGCGGGTGAATGAGAAGATGCATGCAGGACAGCTTATGACAGTCTCCTCCTCCACTCCTTTAGAGGGAGCCCCAGCTCCACAGATGCCCCGCTACAGAAACTAA
- the PPP1R3B gene encoding protein phosphatase 1 regulatory subunit 3B isoform X2, which yields MAVDVAMQLYLCSSPLRRERCACKIAPKPNKPLRPCIQLNSKAVLTGPEEAENSFTHNKVKKKVSFADSRGFALTMVKVFSEFDDPLDIPFNISELIDNIVSLTTVERDSFVLDFVQPSADYLDFRNRLQTDCVCLENCMLKERSVVGTVKVRNLAFEKSVRIRMTFDTWKNFVDYPCQYVKDTYGGSDRDTFSFDISLPDGIQSHERVEFAISFECNGKVYWDSNKGTNYRIIRSELKSAQEALRPPCSPDFSSAFDQFGSPRCAYGLFAEWPSYSGYEKLGPYY from the coding sequence ATGGCTGTGGATGTAGCAATGCAGCTGTACCTGTGCTCCTCACCCTTGCGAAGAGAGAGGTGTGCCTGCAAAATTGCCCCAAAGCCAAACAAGCCATTGCGGCCGTGCATCCAGCTGAACAGCAAGGCAGTACTGACTGGACcagaagaggcagaaaactCCTTCACACACAACAAGGTGAAGAAGAAGGTGTCGTTTGCGGATAGCAGAGGCTTCGCTCTGACAATGGTGAAGGTGTTCTCGGAGTTCGATGATCCTCTAGATATTCCTTTCAACATCTCTGAGCTGATCGACAACATTGTGAGTCTGACAACAGTAGAGAGGGACAGCTTTGTCCTGGACTTCGTTCAGCCCTCTGCAGACTACCTGGACTTCAGAAACCGTCTTCAGACAGACTGCGTGTGCCTCGAAAACTGTATGTTAAAGGAGCGGTCCGTTGTGGGCACGGTGAAAGTGAGGAATTTGGCTTTTGAAAAGTCTGTGAGGATCAGGATGACGTTTGACACCTGGAAAAACTTTGTAGATTACCCGTGCCAATATGTCAAGGATACGTACGGCGGGTCAGATCGGGACACGTTTTCTTTCGACATCAGCTTGCCCGATGGAATTCAATCCCATGAAAGAGTTGAGTTTGCCATCTCCTTTGAGTGCAACGGCAAGGTGTACTGGGACAGCAACAAGGGCACAAACTACAGGATCATACGCTCAGAACTGAAGTCTGCCCAGGAAGCCCTCCGCCCCCCGTGCAGCCCTGACTTCAGCAGTGCCTTTGACCAGTTTGGGAGTCCTCGGTGTGCCTATGGCCTGTTTGCCGAGTGGCCGAGCTATTCGGGATACGAAAAGCTGGGGCCCTACTACTGA